A single window of Oceanibaculum indicum P24 DNA harbors:
- a CDS encoding aminotransferase class V-fold PLP-dependent enzyme: protein MGFDVARARAETPGCETVIHLANGGAGLMPAPVLKAVKDHLDLEAQIGGYEARRARDKEVEGLYESAARYFNCSTDEIASVENATVAWDMAFYSMSFKPGDRILTAAAEYASNYIAYLQVAKRTGAVVEVVPNDNSGQLDVKALENMIDSRVKLISVTHVPTNGGLVNPAAAIGKVARAAGIPYLLDACQSFGQMKLDMQEIGCDMASVTGRKYMRGPRGTGLLYVRKSMLDKLEPPFLDLHSALWTGPDSYKMQPNAKRFENWEKYVAGQIGLKTAIDYAMGWGIDAIEARVTELADGFRDKLSAIPGVTVRDLGEKRCGIVTFTRDGVEPEAIMAAMTANKINCSVSRITSTRIDMTQRGLEKVLRTGVHYYNNDAELDRFLEVLESVK, encoded by the coding sequence ATGGGTTTCGATGTGGCGCGCGCACGGGCGGAGACACCGGGTTGCGAGACGGTCATTCATCTGGCGAATGGCGGGGCCGGGCTGATGCCGGCACCGGTGCTGAAGGCGGTGAAGGACCATCTGGATCTGGAAGCGCAGATCGGCGGCTATGAGGCGCGGCGCGCGCGGGACAAAGAGGTCGAGGGGCTGTACGAAAGCGCGGCGCGCTATTTCAACTGCTCGACCGACGAGATCGCCTCGGTGGAGAACGCGACGGTTGCCTGGGACATGGCCTTCTATTCCATGTCCTTCAAACCGGGCGACCGCATCCTGACCGCCGCGGCCGAATATGCCAGCAATTACATCGCCTATCTGCAGGTGGCCAAGCGCACCGGCGCGGTGGTCGAGGTGGTGCCGAACGACAATAGCGGCCAGCTTGACGTCAAGGCGCTGGAGAACATGATCGACAGCCGGGTGAAGCTGATCAGCGTCACCCATGTGCCGACCAATGGCGGGCTGGTGAACCCGGCCGCCGCCATCGGCAAGGTCGCCCGCGCCGCCGGCATCCCCTACCTGCTGGATGCCTGCCAGTCCTTCGGCCAGATGAAGCTGGACATGCAGGAGATCGGCTGTGACATGGCCTCCGTCACCGGCCGCAAATACATGCGCGGCCCGCGCGGCACCGGCCTGCTCTATGTCCGCAAGTCGATGCTCGATAAGCTGGAGCCACCCTTCCTCGACCTGCATTCGGCGCTGTGGACCGGCCCTGACAGCTACAAGATGCAGCCCAACGCGAAGCGTTTCGAGAACTGGGAGAAATACGTCGCCGGCCAGATTGGCCTGAAGACCGCCATCGATTATGCGATGGGCTGGGGCATCGACGCCATCGAGGCGCGGGTGACCGAGCTGGCGGACGGCTTCCGCGACAAGCTCTCCGCCATTCCCGGCGTCACCGTGCGCGATCTTGGGGAGAAGCGCTGCGGCATCGTCACCTTCACCCGTGACGGCGTGGAGCCGGAGGCGATCATGGCGGCGATGACCGCCAACAAGATCAACTGTTCGGTCTCGCGCATCACCTCGACCCGTATCGACATGACCCAGCGCGGGCTGGAGAAGGTGCTCCGCACCGGCGTGCATTACTACAACAACGATGCCGAGCTGGACCGCTTCCTGGAGGTTCTGGAAAGCGTGAAATAA
- a CDS encoding cysteine hydrolase family protein: MTGPKTLLEMSGAPLTPSALSAAAIVSIDCQNEYVNGALALPGVASALAECARVIAAARAAGTPIIHIAHRGKSGGAFDPDAPRGQIAEPVKPAEGETVIWKPLPNAFAQTDLDAAVKATGRKELILVGFMTHMCVSSTARAALDLGYRCTIVESACATRDLPAPGGGTIGAAELHRASLAALADRFAIIAPNAASLPA; this comes from the coding sequence ATGACTGGTCCGAAAACCCTGCTTGAGATGTCCGGCGCGCCGCTGACGCCGTCTGCCCTGTCCGCTGCCGCCATCGTCTCGATCGATTGCCAGAACGAATATGTGAATGGTGCGCTGGCTCTGCCCGGCGTGGCGAGCGCGCTGGCCGAATGCGCCCGGGTGATCGCCGCCGCGCGCGCCGCCGGCACGCCGATCATCCATATCGCCCATCGCGGCAAGTCCGGCGGGGCGTTCGATCCAGATGCCCCGCGCGGACAGATCGCCGAACCGGTAAAGCCGGCGGAGGGCGAGACGGTGATCTGGAAGCCGCTGCCCAACGCCTTCGCCCAGACCGATCTGGACGCGGCGGTGAAGGCCACTGGCCGCAAGGAGCTGATCCTGGTCGGCTTCATGACCCATATGTGCGTCAGTTCCACGGCGCGCGCGGCGCTCGATCTCGGCTATCGCTGCACCATCGTGGAGAGTGCGTGCGCAACCCGCGACCTGCCGGCACCCGGCGGCGGCACCATCGGCGCGGCGGAACTGCACCGCGCCTCGCTGGCGGCACTGGCCGACCGCTTCGCCATCATCGCGCCGAACGCGGCTTCGCTGCCGGCCTAA
- a CDS encoding branched-chain amino acid ABC transporter permease has product MTGPRHHLRTGLACLLLVLLMAPLGGCGTNIARSAACERFLSVLEPGYDRIDWLRWRHPEGTLNNVRGEYRLAGSGVTRWIRCDFAAEAQEDGSFALIRLETDRKGVLTPVQRHMLFLALRLAGPAPERPASPWQPAAYFFQQLLNALTVASPYALLAAGFTLIYGIIGRINFAFGEMAMLGAYVTVLLAVLAGEAGGVLTNPLVLLGLLAAVMAITGFYGWQSERLVFRPLRGSPSHAVLIAAIGLSILLQEGVRLVQGTRDRWLQPVFSARYRIADSGDFAVYASLGQLVLIATAASLLAGLLFLLARHRTGRAIRACGEDARMAALLGVDVDRTVALCFAIGSALAAAAGLLLALYYGGVNFHMGFLIGFKALAAAIIGGIGSVPGAILGAFVIGALETFWSAYFTGAYKDVSVFALLAVILIFRPHGLLGRRKERGD; this is encoded by the coding sequence ATGACCGGCCCGCGACACCATCTCCGGACCGGTCTTGCCTGCCTGCTGCTGGTGCTGCTGATGGCACCGCTGGGCGGCTGCGGCACCAATATCGCCCGCAGCGCCGCCTGCGAGCGCTTCCTGTCGGTGCTGGAGCCAGGCTATGACCGCATCGACTGGCTGCGCTGGCGCCACCCCGAGGGCACGCTGAACAATGTGCGCGGCGAGTACCGGCTGGCGGGCAGCGGGGTCACCCGCTGGATTCGCTGCGATTTCGCCGCCGAGGCGCAGGAGGATGGCAGCTTCGCGCTGATCCGGCTGGAGACCGACCGCAAGGGTGTGCTGACGCCGGTACAGCGGCACATGCTGTTCCTGGCGCTGCGGCTGGCCGGCCCGGCCCCGGAGCGCCCCGCCTCCCCCTGGCAACCGGCCGCCTACTTCTTCCAGCAGCTGCTGAACGCGCTGACCGTGGCCAGCCCCTACGCGCTGCTGGCGGCGGGCTTCACGCTGATCTACGGCATCATCGGACGGATCAACTTCGCCTTCGGCGAGATGGCGATGCTGGGCGCCTATGTCACCGTGCTGCTGGCCGTGCTGGCGGGCGAGGCCGGAGGGGTCCTCACCAATCCGCTGGTGCTGCTGGGCCTGCTGGCCGCCGTCATGGCGATCACCGGCTTCTATGGCTGGCAGAGCGAACGGCTGGTGTTCCGCCCGCTGCGCGGCAGCCCGTCCCATGCCGTGCTGATCGCCGCCATCGGCCTGTCGATCCTGCTGCAGGAGGGCGTCCGGCTGGTCCAGGGCACGCGCGACCGCTGGCTGCAACCGGTGTTCTCGGCGCGCTACCGCATCGCCGACAGCGGCGATTTCGCGGTCTATGCCAGCCTCGGCCAGCTGGTGCTGATCGCGACCGCCGCTTCGCTGCTGGCCGGGTTGCTGTTCCTGCTTGCCCGGCACCGCACCGGCCGGGCGATCCGGGCCTGCGGCGAGGATGCGCGCATGGCGGCGCTGCTGGGCGTGGATGTGGACCGCACGGTGGCACTGTGTTTCGCCATCGGCAGCGCGCTTGCCGCGGCGGCCGGCCTGCTGCTGGCGCTCTATTATGGCGGGGTGAACTTCCACATGGGGTTCCTGATCGGCTTCAAGGCGCTGGCGGCGGCCATTATCGGCGGCATCGGCTCGGTGCCGGGGGCGATCCTCGGCGCCTTCGTCATCGGCGCGCTGGAGACCTTCTGGTCCGCCTATTTTACCGGGGCCTACAAAGATGTATCGGTGTTCGCCCTGCTGGCCGTGATACTGATCTTCCGCCCACACGGGCTGTTGGGCAGGCGTAAGGAGCGCGGCGACTGA